ATGACTTAATGTCCTCCAGGAGGAGGAGACAGAGGTGGACTCTCACACTATGGTGAAGTCTGGCTCTGAGGGTGCAGGAACCATGCGGGCCACCAGCACAATGAGTGATGGAGCACAGACCATGATTGAACACGGCAGCACCATGCTAGAGTCTGACCTGGGCACAATGGTCATCAacagtgatgatgatgacgaggaggaggaagatcagGGATCAATGAGGAGTGAGCCCACACACATAAGTATTCAGTTattgagagagaaaagggatttaagtgttttttgcGTAAATTAAATGAGGGCCTGAGCCAACATTAAAGTGTCAATGTTACTAGTTTTAGTGGTTTGTAAGATTGTCACAAAGGGGAGAAGGTATGACAAAAATAGAGTATTAACTAAGGAGACTATTCAGGTGAAACACAaccctccttctcctccacagGGCACGCCACCCCCCAGCAGCCAATACGTCCATCCTTCATGGACTATTTTGACAAGCAGGACTCCAACAAGGCAGCCCAGCAACAGGAGAATTACAACCATAACCAGCCGCAGGAGCAGCCCGGCTACCACATCCAGTCCAAGAATGTCTTCCCTGACAACTGGAAGGTGCCTCAGGATGGAGACTTCGACTTTGTGAGTGCAATCTACCATGAGCATGGATGGTACTGCGTTAATTAATGGGACCTATTAATGGCCTAAAGAAATTAAACACCAGTGCCTCAgtaataaaataactttaaaaaaataccaaaagcGAAACAGTTCAATGACAAACTCATTCCTTCTccattgtttgtctgtttctacATGTGTGCTGTTGATCAGCTGAAGAACCTGGACTTTGAGGAGCTGCAGCTGCGCCTGACTGCGTTGGATCCCAtgatggagcgggagattgagGAGCTCAGGCAGCGCTACACTGCCAAGAGACAGCCCATCCTGGATGCCATGGATGCCAAGAAGAGACGACAACAGAACTTCTGAGTGTCCCTTCCTCTAGTCTCGGTTTACCAAAGTCACCATCACCACAAAACTTAAGTCCCATTGACTCAGAGGAACTAAGATGACCTTATTGTCTTTGTTGAAAACCCACTGACTCTGACTTCTGACTCCCAACTGCCTCTAAATGAAGTTGGATGCTTGTGCATCCATTTTGGCTCCTGGAATCTACACTTATCTGCCTTGTTTCTACACTATGTCTAGATGCTGTTACTCCAAAATATTTGTTTCTATGGATCCTATAAAGTTGCCCTCCCGCGAATAATACTCAGGACTGCGGCCGAAGAGAAAACGCTTGATGCAAGACTCTACTTCTGTTCTACTTTCGCTCCCTCAAGTGTTTGGGTGTATACTTCCGGCAAGATGGCAGTTTTTTACACCAGATGTCTCCAAGACCCGCCTGAAAGTCACAACAGGAATTTCTCCttttaaacatgaaataacGTTCCATGTCACACAGAAAGCCCTCAGGCAATCCCCATCAACCCATTAGGAAGCCTATCCTCTGGCAGTAGTAGCAGTATAATCACAGTGGTCAATGACAAGTGGTATTTTCGTTCCTCAGACTTTCAGTGTAAATATGATATAGAGCCTAGTTTGGAAATACCTGCAACAAAAAGCTGTGGAGGCTTGTCCATGACCAAAGACAATCAAGATGACGCTGATTAAGTTGAGAATGCCTTAAAATATTTAACACCTggttttaaaatatgaaatgtaataTTACAACCAAGTCGTGAGCTAGTTAAATCTATTTCTTCTCATCCTAAATGAGTTGTAAGTGGACTGTGGAAAGCTGTAACAATGGACAGAAATGACGGAAGTCATGTGGGTGGTGAACAGATCACGTATGTTCTCATGGTGGACTTAAATTCAAAACATTCATTATTCTTAATtgtcttgtattttattttgatgtttttgggCTCCTTTTAAACATCCAGTGCACTGTCAATATTGACTCCATGCATCTTGGTGTCTCATAACACACCTGTCTCCACTTACCCTCTGCTCTTCATTAAGTCCAAATCTGTGCTGTTACTGGACAAAATGATCCACTTCTTTCGAATTAAAACCAGAGTTGGcatcaaaattcaaaaaagcaaagcattccaaaaatactgtgatttttatttgaatgtccctgcagtctttaaaaaaaaccttttttcaagttgtaattatgttttttgttattgttccACACTATGATTGATTGACTTCTAATTCCAACATCACTATAACTAGATATTGAGCGATCTTATATGCAAAGCAGTGAAGGAGATGACAAGTGTTGGGGACAAGTAGTCCTGTAAATTGACTAGTAACTATAAAAGACTCAAGTGACTGTCTGACACTAAAGAAAAACCAAgccactgctgctgtctgaatttcagattcatttaaaaaaaaaaactgcattaagattttttaaagcaaatttccCCTTATCGCTGTTTCAGCAGGTATGATTGAGaatgtgctgtttttgttttctccattacagttttctgacatttaggTGTGATTATTGATGAAGGAATGAAGATGtacacattcattatttatGCAGTGATTGTTTTCCTTAAATTGAAGGAAAATGTCATGTGTTTAtcctaaaaatataaatattggcTGCTATCAGATTATCTGTTCTCAAATATTGATATAATTATTGGACTCAAAAATCCATTGTCAGTTGGGCTTTATTTCACAATTTTGAATGTTTAATTGAAAACTCTTGCTACTCTTACATCatgagaggaaaaacttctctGTTGTGGTTTAGTTTTGACATTGAATTTACTCGTGCTAATATTGACAATTTGAAGGAATTCTATATACATGTACAATATGTCTGCAGGTTTCTGTTACATATGTTAATACACAGTCTTGTTGGTTCAACCCATACTTACTgcatattgacatttttaaattccaTAATCTTAtgactgtactgtacattatcCTAATTCTCATCTGATGGACAATGTGTCCACACATTTTAAACAACAGAATCCAAATTTCAGCTAGTAATGTTTCTTTCCAATGATTATATctgtaagttgttttttgtcttatttttttaactgttctttCCCAGAAATCCATAACATTCTTGACGTGCATTGTTTTCATGAATTAAGTCTACAGTCTATTGGCAACTTACACACAAGCAttcacaatttatttatttaatgtgtttaaaaccttttatttttgtgacGCTGGTTTAAATTTGGTAGCTGATTTGGCTGTCAATATTTCCGCCCTTTGTCAAATGTGGCTTGATTTCCGCGTGTTTTAGAATGCATGTTTATAATTATGTTTGCTATTTAGTAGAATGCTATTGTATTAACTGCACAGGTAAGAGTACTGTTAATATGAAAGCTGGGTTTTCAGCTTTAACAAACCTTTTGCTctggacaatttaaaaaaaaagcccagttTGAAATATGACATTGTAGAGAATCTGACAAGTTATCTGAAATTActttttgatatatatatacaggtatatgattttgttttcattaatttcaCTGTTGTTTCTGCAATATGATACCTTCTGATTCTGACTTGAGGATGTGGAGTGGAATGTAAGCATTTGTTTGAATCACCTaatttattatctttttgtttgtaatactttattttgaaaaggtgCAAGAAATAATAAAGTTACTTATAGTTAACCACAACTGCAGTGGAATGCTTTAATCTTAAATTTGAGTTTATAATCGGAGACTTCCTACTCTATGCGGAAGAAACCGTCATGAATGACCACTTGTTGTACCGTTACTCTTCTACTAGGGACGCACCTGATTTCTGTTTGCAGACGCTCCTCCAAAACAGCGTTGTCTTGTTAACCGACAGTACGGTAGACTTTACGGCAGCAACTTCCTGCTTTCCATAAATTGTTGCACATGCACAACGACGCCCTTCACAGCCACTCTGCAGGGTATAAATACTTGGGGAAACAAATAAGGAAAACATGTCTGCACTCAATAGAAAGCTCATCAACACTGAATCAGCCCCGGCTGCCATCGGTCCATACAGGTGAGGAAACTTACAGATGCTGTAAgcgtaatgttttatttatagcGACACGTGGGGTGCAGAAGCAGGTACATAAAGCGTTTGTATGAATGGATGAATCTCAAGGACAGTCCAGTGTTGGATCAGGGGCGGGCCTTAGTGTACAATGAACTCCACCTGGTTGGCTTGACCCCATTAAAAAAGTGCCAGAGCTGAACTTTTAGCAGAGAACAAGCACCGCAGAGTAGAGACAGACAGCTGACATCATGGCATCTATTCGTCGACAAATCCCATACACGCCACAAGCCCCTGTCAGACAGGGAATATACAGGTAAGGATTTATGTCCTGGGAAATACTTTATCTGCACTTAACATCTAAATCTTCAGAAATGCAACAACAAAGAGCACATTGCTTTCTAATTACCTgattaaaatcaaattaattgaaatattaagaAATCAACTGACAAAAATACAAGTAAATGTGAGGGGTGTCCCTGCTCTGGCCAATTGGCTGTCCGTGTGGGTGGAGTAACGTATGACCTCTGATTTATCTTGGATTCCAGAATCCAAGTTTCTTTAGCTATTGTTGCTGTCTGGTGGCAAAATGTTCTTATCTGTCATTTGTTATAACATTTCACTAGataaattaccacaaaaaaagtgTAGCACAAAATGACTGGGATTTTAGATTATGAAATTCCGGTTTCAGAAGAGCAATGATACACTTGCGTCATTGAGATATTTAGAGTGTAGATACAGTCGATCATAGTCAATCATCagagaaaaataattttacatcATGCAAATTTACATGCTGTTCATTCATCAGAAAAGTAACATCGTTATTGCATTTGAAGTATTTAAAGCAgattaaaggggggggggggggggagtgtatcatgtggacgcaccaacagttttgttgtccttacttagaattcttcatgggggcagcagaaactacgcactatagctttaaagtgTGAACACGTCTAAGTAGTGTATTATTCTGAGTTTGTGTCTCATCTTCAGCCAGTCGGTGGTTGTGGACAGAACAATGTACATCTCTGGTCAGCTGGGATTGGACGTGGCCTCTGGTCAGCTGGTAGATGGAGGGGTGCAGGCCCAGGCCAAACAGGTGAGGACATTTTCACCCAGTGTAGTAAATTACCACTATTTCCATAAGTAATTTACATTTAAGCTCATCAATAagcacagatttttttttttatttacatggcGCATAGGCACAGAGTGTAGAACAGTGCTACTTTGTTTCATGCTTGTGATATTTTATAAAGTTACTTGCAACCAAAGAAAATAGAAATTGACAGAGATCagcaaagataaataaaaaagtacttgCAGCCATAGAAGtaaaacccttaaaataaatggataaaaaaacagaacatttaacagacaaaacaacaaagacaaaatcaaTACACTGACAGCAATGAATCAAAATAAGAGGATGTTTCCCAGGTCTCATCTGAATCCAGTTCAATCTGAACCACATATATAAAGGAAGGTGATATTAAATATTGATTGACTGTATCACAATCAATCAACCCTCAGGCTCTCGTCAATATGGGGGAGATTCTTAAAGCTGCTGGCTGTGATTACACTAACGGTAAGATCCCTGTACGGTCCGGCTGTTCAGTAACTCAGCTGCTGCTCATGTGGTTTTATGTGATTCGATCAAACAAGCTAAACTTAGCTCTTTTCATTTTAGTGGTGAAGACGACTGTGCTGCTTGCTGATATCAACGACTTTAATAGCGTCAATGAGGTCTACAAAACATGTAAGGAAATGCTTTATTCATTTTAACTCTGTGTGTTATATTTAATGCGAGAACGTAGATTATAATGGAAAACATACGTGGTCCTcgtgtttttttcttatatttctatattCTTATACAGGTATATGAAAGCAGCCACACAGTGGCAGCCTTTAACAAGGTTGTCAGAGCTGCTGTCACACCAGTGGCCATGTCACCTATACGAGCAGTCTACTTTATTCACTTTTATATAAGCACCACTGTTGTGGTCCCGTCACAAAATAATGACCATTTTGCCTGCACAAACACCTGAGTCACTGTATCCTTGAGCAAGGCGCTGAATGTCTACCAGCTCTGACAGTGCTGACGTGTAGCTGACCGTTTGCTTTGTGAAGGGAGATATGATTAATTAAACATATCTAAATTGTCTTGGTGGTCATACATGTTCCTGTTTATAGAGCCATCCATCTTATAATAAACGTGATTCTGTACAAGGGTTCCAAATCCAGCACACAATTTACTGAGGAAATGACAAGGAAAGTCTGTCATTACTCCAGCAGCAGACTCCAGGATCCATACATGTGGCGCCTCATATTTCACAAACATCTCTCAGAAAATGACCACTGACGGATGAAGCAGTCCCCTGTCAGGCAGCCTCCTCTCACAGTCTAGGCATTTCCTCCTGGATCACAATAGACAGGTGTAATGAAAGATGCAGTGCCCACTGAGCTGTAAATGGACACCGTCATGTAGGCACACAGATGTAACTTAACCCTCCCAGCAAGCTTTGCTGCGTAGGTCATTGACTCGGGGAAAGGTCCCAAGTTCTCCCACCTCCCTCCTGACTTTACTCAACCCTGAACCACAGACAGGGAACTTTCCCTGACCCTGATGAGAGGACATGTGTGATCCAAAGTCATGTGAATTTTTACTTTGCAGGCCAAAGTTTTGACTATGTCTGATAAGTGTAATTACTTGTATTTGCATTGCGAGCTTTGTCTCTattataaaacaatttttgtcTTGTGAAAAATGGCATGTTTCCCAGTATTCCACCATCTGCTTAACACATTGCTTTAACTTGttctattctttaaaaaaaagtatacattgTTATTTGCTGGTGCCCAGAAATCTTATCTATGTCTGTCAATGACTTTCCTCAATAAATGACCAATTCATAGAGAAGAGTCAAAGATTAACCTGGTAGTTGTCCAATATGCTTTTGATAGAATGTGAGTGTTTTCCTTCCAGTTTTCAGCAGTAACTTCCCTGCCAGGGCTGCCTACCAAGTCGCTGCTCTCCCCAGAGTGAGTACAAACAAAACCTGTACACCAATATAGAACTGCAGTACCCGGTGGTATACATGGTTCATATATCAATACACATGGGGTGGTGTGATTCATGGTAGCTAGATGCATGTTCATTCATCCGTGCCATGTATTTTCCATCATCCAGCACTTTCACTATagtcaatatacagtatttcaccACTTTGGTAAGACTGTAATATATCCACAGCTATTTGATGGATTAGTATGACATTTTGCACAGACACTATTCGGGGATGAATTGTTATAACTTTAGTGATGCCCTCAATTTTCATCTAGTGGCATCATCAGGTTAAAATGATTGTTGTCTAATACTTGGGTTTATAACCAAATACCTGCCAAATTAATAGCATTTCTATCAGCAAGTCTAGGAGCAaatttagtgctaattagcaaatgttagcatgctagggTCCCAACTTTCATACTTTTGCTGTAAAATCTTACACACCCACACTACCGAACAAATCTCAAAAAATAGTTGTATAGGTTAAATAGGTTTTCTCTGCACTCAGTACGAAGTCTGAACATCAGcctttttcacacattttggCACCAATATTGGTTCATAAAAATCCAAGAGAAGCATTGTATTCTTATTACCCACATTGCTTTCTCCCCCATGTCCTCATTGTCTCTTTGTGTCTTCAGGGGGGCCTGGTGGAAATTGAGGCAGTTGCCGTTCTCGGTCCTCTCTCAGACTCCTGACTAAACAGCCACATCCCAAACAAGCTGTAGTCTAACCATCAAGTGACCTttttatagtggaggccttaGAGTATTTCCAGATGACACATGAAAGACTAAACTAGGATCTTGTTGACTTTCTTTTTCCATATATTAAGATGTTGGCATACATTATGTTATCCTCTGGCCGCTGCAGCTGGTTGACTACATTTCTGAATTACTTTCAGTATTATACCACTTAAAACCCTGAATAATAGAGCAGCACTAAATTAACCATCATTACACCAAATGTATTGATAAAGTGGGATTGTATCTGCACAACCCA
Above is a window of Etheostoma spectabile isolate EspeVRDwgs_2016 chromosome 14, UIUC_Espe_1.0, whole genome shotgun sequence DNA encoding:
- the rida gene encoding 2-iminobutanoate/2-iminopropanoate deaminase isoform X2, with protein sequence MSALNRKLINTESAPAAIGPYSQSVVVDRTMYISGQLGLDVASGQLVDGGVQAQAKQALVNMGEILKAAGCDYTNVVKTTVLLADINDFNSVNEVYKTFFSSNFPARAAYQVAALPRGGLVEIEAVAVLGPLSDS
- the rida gene encoding 2-iminobutanoate/2-iminopropanoate deaminase isoform X1; this translates as MASIRRQIPYTPQAPVRQGIYSQSVVVDRTMYISGQLGLDVASGQLVDGGVQAQAKQALVNMGEILKAAGCDYTNVVKTTVLLADINDFNSVNEVYKTFFSSNFPARAAYQVAALPRGGLVEIEAVAVLGPLSDS